In the Nocardioides panaciterrulae genome, CACCGTCACCTTCGACTACCGCGGCACCGGGGACACCCGGGCGGACGAGACGGACGCGGCGTCGTGGACGACCTCGTCGTTCGCCGCGGACGCGGTCGCGGTGCTGGACGACCTCGGCTACGACGACGTCCTGGTCTACGGCACTTCGATGGGCGGCCGGGTGGCGCAGCGGCTGGTCGTCGAGCACCCGGCCCGGGTCCGGCGGCTGGTGCTCGCCTGCACCTCCCCCGGCGGCCCGGAGGCGGTCGAGCGCAGCGTGGAGGTGCGGCTCTCGCTGAGCCGGCGCGACCCGGACGCGGTGCGCCGGGCGCTCCTGGAGCTCATGTACACCCCGGCGTGGCTGGCCACGCACGACGGCTCGACGCTGCTCGGCGACCCGACGATGTCGGCCGCCGCCCGCCGGGGCCACCTGCGCGCCAGCGCCCGGCACGACGCCTGGGACCGGCTCCCGGAGGTCGGCGTACCGGTCCTG is a window encoding:
- a CDS encoding alpha/beta fold hydrolase — protein: MQTGRTTTYDGAELAWQLLGPDTAPPLLLLPGQANSHRWWDGLRAAFADAFRTVTFDYRGTGDTRADETDAASWTTSSFAADAVAVLDDLGYDDVLVYGTSMGGRVAQRLVVEHPARVRRLVLACTSPGGPEAVERSVEVRLSLSRRDPDAVRRALLELMYTPAWLATHDGSTLLGDPTMSAAARRGHLRASARHDAWDRLPEVGVPVLVTHGDADLMAPVRNAELLAARVPGAELQLVAGGRHGFFEEFADQVVPRVRGFLGA